From the genome of Ralstonia pickettii, one region includes:
- the murA gene encoding UDP-N-acetylglucosamine 1-carboxyvinyltransferase, whose protein sequence is MDKLLIEGNGPLSGEIRVSGAKNAALPIMCAALLTAEPLALSNVPNLQDVRTMLKLLRQMGVEGVLDGHELKLDAATIHTPEASYDLVKTMRASILVLGPLLARFGHARVSLPGGCGIGARPVDQHIKGLQLMGAEIVIEHGYIEAKLADGAKRLRGARIVTDMVTVTGTENLLMAAALADGETVLENAAREPEVTDLANLLVKMGARIEGIGTDRLVIQGVEALQGAAHTVIADRIEAGTFLCAVAAAGGDVTLRGVPPGILDAVLDKLREAGVTLTTGDDWIRVQMTGRPKAVSFRTSEYPAFPTDMQAQFMMLNAIAEGSATVTETIFENRFMHVQELNRLGANIVIEGKTAVVTGVEQLSGATVMATDLRASASLVIAGLIAQGETLVDRIYHLDRGYDRIEDKLSAVGAKIRRIQA, encoded by the coding sequence ATGGACAAACTGCTGATCGAAGGCAATGGCCCGCTGTCGGGCGAAATCCGCGTGTCTGGTGCCAAGAACGCCGCGCTGCCCATCATGTGTGCCGCGCTGCTGACGGCCGAGCCGCTGGCGCTGAGCAACGTGCCGAATCTGCAGGACGTGCGCACCATGCTCAAGCTGCTGCGCCAGATGGGCGTGGAGGGTGTGTTGGACGGTCACGAACTGAAGCTCGATGCCGCCACGATCCACACGCCGGAAGCTTCGTACGATCTGGTGAAGACCATGCGTGCGTCAATCCTGGTGCTGGGCCCGCTGCTGGCACGTTTCGGCCATGCGCGTGTGTCGCTGCCGGGCGGTTGCGGCATCGGCGCGCGGCCGGTCGATCAGCACATCAAGGGCCTGCAACTGATGGGCGCCGAGATCGTGATCGAGCACGGCTACATCGAAGCCAAGCTTGCTGATGGCGCAAAGCGCCTGCGCGGCGCGCGCATCGTCACCGACATGGTGACGGTCACGGGCACCGAAAACCTGCTGATGGCGGCAGCGCTGGCCGACGGCGAAACCGTGCTGGAAAACGCCGCGCGCGAGCCTGAGGTCACCGACCTCGCGAATCTGCTCGTGAAGATGGGCGCGCGCATCGAGGGCATCGGCACCGACCGCCTGGTCATCCAGGGTGTTGAAGCGCTCCAGGGCGCCGCGCACACGGTGATTGCCGATCGCATTGAAGCCGGCACATTCCTCTGTGCCGTGGCTGCGGCCGGCGGCGACGTGACGCTGCGCGGCGTACCGCCTGGCATCCTCGATGCCGTGCTCGACAAGCTGCGCGAAGCCGGCGTAACGCTTACCACGGGCGACGACTGGATCCGTGTGCAGATGACCGGCCGCCCCAAGGCCGTGAGCTTCCGCACGTCGGAATACCCGGCGTTCCCGACCGACATGCAGGCGCAGTTCATGATGCTCAACGCCATCGCCGAGGGCTCTGCCACGGTGACGGAGACCATCTTCGAAAACCGCTTCATGCACGTGCAGGAACTGAACCGCCTGGGCGCCAATATCGTGATCGAAGGCAAGACGGCGGTGGTGACGGGCGTCGAGCAATTGTCGGGTGCGACCGTCATGGCCACCGACCTGCGCGCCTCGGCCAGCCTCGTCATCGCCGGGCTGATCGCGCAGGGCGAGACGCTGGTCGACCGCATCTATCACCTGGATCGCGGCTACGACCGCATCGAAGACAAGTTGTCCGCTGTCGGCGCCAAGATCCGCCGCATTCAAGCGTAA
- a CDS encoding MlaC/ttg2D family ABC transporter substrate-binding protein, producing MLNKLLRSLFAGLTLTAAVAAAPVHAQEADAQATVKTAVDDVLTTIKSDPELRGGNMAKVFQLVDQKIVPRADFKRTTQIAMGRFWNQASPEQQQQIQEGFKTLLIRTYAGALSNVKNQTVSYKPFRAAADDTDVVVRSTVNNNGEPVALDYRLEKTAGGWKVYDINISGLWLSETYKNQFADVISKRGGVAGLVSFLNERNSQLEKGPAK from the coding sequence ATGTTGAACAAGCTTCTCCGCTCCCTCTTCGCTGGTCTGACGCTGACGGCCGCCGTGGCGGCTGCCCCGGTCCACGCTCAAGAAGCCGACGCACAAGCGACCGTCAAGACGGCTGTGGATGATGTGCTCACCACCATCAAGAGCGATCCGGAACTCCGCGGCGGCAACATGGCCAAGGTGTTCCAGCTGGTCGACCAAAAGATTGTGCCGCGCGCCGATTTCAAGCGCACCACGCAGATCGCGATGGGCCGTTTCTGGAACCAGGCTTCGCCGGAGCAGCAGCAACAGATTCAAGAAGGCTTCAAAACCTTACTGATCCGCACTTACGCCGGCGCGCTATCGAATGTGAAGAACCAGACCGTTTCGTACAAGCCGTTCCGTGCGGCTGCCGATGACACCGACGTCGTGGTCCGCTCGACCGTGAACAACAACGGCGAGCCGGTGGCCCTGGACTACCGCCTGGAAAAGACGGCCGGCGGCTGGAAGGTATACGACATCAACATCAGCGGGCTGTGGCTGTCGGAAACGTACAAGAACCAGTTTGCCGATGTCATCAGCAAGCGCGGCGGCGTGGCTGGCCTGGTGAGCTTCCTGAACGAGCGCAACTCGCAGCTCGAGAAGGGTCCGGCAAAGTAA
- a CDS encoding BolA family protein — protein MLPTPEQVKQYIETGLPCEHLEVEGDGQHFFATIVSAQFEGKRLIQRHQLVYAALGERMRAEIHALSMKTLTPAEWQP, from the coding sequence ATGTTGCCCACACCCGAACAAGTCAAGCAGTACATCGAAACCGGCCTGCCGTGCGAGCACCTCGAAGTCGAGGGCGACGGCCAGCACTTTTTTGCCACCATCGTCAGCGCGCAATTTGAAGGCAAGCGGTTGATCCAGCGTCACCAGCTCGTCTACGCCGCGCTGGGTGAGCGGATGCGCGCCGAAATTCACGCGCTGTCCATGAAGACGCTCACCCCGGCGGAGTGGCAGCCCTGA
- a CDS encoding ABC transporter ATP-binding protein, whose protein sequence is MKAIEIADVRKRYKSLQALKGVSLSVEQGEFFGLLGPNGAGKTTLISILAGLNRADSGSVRVLGHDVVSDYRTARRKLGVVPQELVFDPFFTVRETLRLQSGYFGLTKNDDWIDEVMANLDLTNKADANMRALSGGMKRRVLVAQALVHRPPVIVLDEPTAGVDVELRQTLWKFISRLNREGHTVVLTTHYLEEAESLCDRIAMLKFGEVVALDRTANLLSQFAGLQLVLSFAKGTLPASLESLRLPGNHGERGVRLRLSGYGEIEQILSTCRLAGCEIDDMEVAKADLEDVFVQIMRREGGLPVGPQTPAIPDSALEPAA, encoded by the coding sequence ATGAAAGCCATCGAAATCGCTGACGTCCGCAAGCGCTACAAGTCATTGCAAGCGCTCAAGGGCGTGAGCCTGTCTGTCGAGCAGGGCGAGTTTTTCGGCCTGCTGGGCCCCAACGGCGCGGGCAAGACCACGCTGATCTCCATCCTCGCGGGCCTGAATCGTGCGGATTCCGGCAGCGTGCGCGTGCTCGGTCACGACGTCGTTTCCGACTACCGCACGGCGCGCCGCAAGCTGGGCGTGGTGCCGCAGGAACTGGTGTTCGATCCGTTTTTCACGGTGCGCGAAACGCTGCGCCTGCAGTCGGGCTACTTCGGTCTGACCAAGAACGACGACTGGATCGACGAGGTCATGGCCAATCTGGACCTGACCAACAAGGCCGACGCCAACATGCGTGCGCTCTCCGGTGGCATGAAGCGCCGCGTGCTGGTGGCGCAGGCGCTGGTACACCGCCCGCCCGTGATCGTGCTGGACGAGCCGACTGCCGGCGTGGACGTCGAGCTACGCCAGACGCTGTGGAAATTCATCTCGCGCCTGAACCGCGAGGGCCACACCGTCGTGCTGACCACGCACTATCTGGAAGAAGCCGAATCGCTGTGCGACCGCATTGCCATGCTGAAGTTTGGCGAGGTGGTCGCGCTCGATCGCACGGCGAATCTGCTGTCGCAATTTGCCGGGCTGCAATTGGTGCTGAGCTTTGCGAAGGGCACGCTGCCGGCATCGCTTGAAAGCCTGCGCCTGCCGGGCAACCACGGCGAGCGCGGTGTGCGTCTGCGGCTGTCGGGCTATGGCGAGATCGAGCAGATTCTCTCCACGTGCCGCCTTGCCGGCTGCGAGATCGACGACATGGAAGTCGCCAAGGCCGACCTGGAAGACGTGTTCGTGCAGATCATGCGCCGCGAAGGCGGATTGCCCGTCGGGCCTCAGACGCCTGCCATTCCCGATTCTGCGCTGGAGCCCGCTGCATGA
- a CDS encoding ABC transporter permease has translation MNAIPESLPGRWVGFRTLLYKEVLRFWKVSFQTVAAPVLTALLYLLIFGHVLEDRVKVFDQLSYTAFLVPGLVMMSVLQNAFANSSSSLIQSKITGNLVFIMLPPLSHWEMFGAYVCASIIRGLAVGTGVLVVTTLFAHLHFAQPLWIIVFAVLGASVLGTLGLIAGIWAEKFDQLAAFQNFLIVPATFLAGVFYSIHSLPPFWQAVSHANPFFYMIDGFRYGFFGVSDVPVATSLGVMLIALVVVGGVALQMLRTGYKLRH, from the coding sequence ATGAATGCCATTCCCGAGAGCTTGCCGGGCCGTTGGGTCGGTTTCCGCACGCTGCTGTACAAGGAAGTCCTGCGTTTCTGGAAAGTGAGCTTCCAGACCGTCGCCGCGCCGGTGCTGACCGCGCTGCTGTATCTGCTGATCTTCGGCCACGTGCTGGAAGACCGCGTCAAGGTGTTCGACCAGTTGAGCTACACCGCCTTCCTGGTGCCGGGCCTGGTGATGATGAGCGTGCTGCAGAACGCGTTCGCAAACAGCTCGTCGTCGCTCATCCAGTCGAAGATCACCGGCAACCTGGTGTTCATCATGCTGCCGCCACTGTCGCACTGGGAGATGTTCGGCGCGTATGTGTGCGCCTCCATCATTCGCGGGTTGGCCGTGGGGACTGGCGTGCTCGTCGTGACGACCTTGTTTGCGCACCTGCACTTCGCGCAGCCGCTGTGGATCATCGTGTTTGCCGTGCTGGGCGCGAGCGTGCTGGGCACCTTGGGGCTAATCGCCGGTATCTGGGCTGAAAAGTTCGACCAGCTCGCAGCGTTCCAGAACTTTCTGATCGTGCCGGCCACCTTCCTGGCGGGCGTGTTCTATTCGATTCATTCACTGCCGCCGTTTTGGCAGGCGGTGTCCCACGCCAACCCGTTCTTCTACATGATCGACGGCTTCCGCTACGGCTTCTTCGGCGTGTCCGATGTGCCGGTGGCGACGAGCCTCGGCGTGATGCTGATCGCGCTGGTCGTGGTGGGGGGTGTGGCCCTGCAGATGCTGCGCACGGGCTACAAGCTGCGCCATTGA
- a CDS encoding STAS domain-containing protein, giving the protein MLTLSGPLTHREAPRVLREGEAQLDQAREAGNAALHVDCAGLSQVDSSALAVLLSWQRTAQDAGITLDIAGAPQALSNLATLYGVESLLALAPAAADHQHPRH; this is encoded by the coding sequence ATGTTGACCTTGTCCGGCCCGCTGACTCACCGCGAAGCGCCGCGCGTTCTGCGCGAGGGCGAGGCTCAGCTCGACCAAGCACGCGAAGCCGGCAATGCCGCGCTGCACGTTGATTGTGCCGGCTTGTCGCAGGTCGATTCGTCAGCGCTGGCGGTGCTACTGTCGTGGCAGCGCACGGCGCAGGATGCCGGTATCACACTCGATATCGCAGGCGCTCCGCAGGCGTTGTCCAATCTCGCCACGCTGTACGGCGTGGAATCTCTGCTGGCCCTTGCGCCGGCCGCTGCCGACCACCAACACCCGCGACATTGA